One Burkholderia pyrrocinia DNA segment encodes these proteins:
- a CDS encoding glycoside hydrolase family 68 protein, whose product MKHFPLFRSPATKRLLLAGGALAAFASVAHAQSGGTGAPVPTPHTQQAYDPEGNFTMRWTRADIRQIVAQSHTAGADRNSLPQALTMPDIPQDFPLINSNVWVWDTWPLADLRANQLSYKGWEVIFSLTADPHAGYTFDDRHVHARIGFFYRRAGVPASQRPANGGWTWGGHLFPDGASVKVFGTSPMTNNAEWSGSARLTHGDNVSLYYTATSFNRSAPGGADITPPQAIITRADGHIHADDKHVWFSGFDDHKALLQPDGNYYQTGQQNTYFSFRDPFVFTDPAHPGKTYMVFEGNTGGQRGARTCTEADLGYAPNDPYKEDLNAVMNSGAVYQKANVGLAVATNPQLTEWKFLPPILSANCVDDQTERPQIYLKDGKYYLFTISHRTTMAAGVDGPDGVYGFVGNGIRSDFLPLNGGSGLVLGNPTDFSAPAGAPYSQDPNQNPREFQSYSHYVMPGGLVESFIDAIGARRGGTLAPTVKVNINGASTAVDRAYGRGGLGGYGDIPSNLPATGAGHNDGPGTRP is encoded by the coding sequence ATGAAACACTTTCCCCTGTTCCGTTCGCCCGCGACCAAACGTTTGCTCCTCGCTGGCGGCGCACTCGCCGCCTTCGCGTCCGTCGCGCACGCGCAGTCCGGCGGCACGGGCGCGCCGGTGCCCACGCCCCATACGCAGCAGGCCTACGATCCCGAAGGCAACTTCACGATGCGCTGGACCCGCGCGGACATCCGCCAGATCGTCGCGCAGTCGCACACGGCCGGCGCCGACAGGAATTCGCTGCCGCAAGCGCTGACGATGCCGGACATCCCGCAGGATTTCCCGCTGATCAATTCGAACGTGTGGGTCTGGGATACCTGGCCGCTGGCCGACCTGCGCGCGAACCAGCTCAGCTACAAGGGCTGGGAAGTGATCTTCTCGCTCACCGCCGATCCGCATGCGGGCTACACGTTCGATGACCGCCACGTCCATGCGCGCATCGGCTTCTTCTACCGCCGCGCGGGCGTCCCCGCGTCGCAGCGGCCCGCGAACGGCGGCTGGACCTGGGGCGGCCACCTGTTCCCGGACGGCGCGAGCGTCAAGGTGTTCGGTACCTCGCCGATGACCAATAACGCCGAATGGTCGGGCTCCGCGCGCCTCACGCACGGCGACAACGTCAGCCTCTACTACACCGCGACGTCGTTCAACCGCTCGGCGCCCGGCGGTGCCGACATCACGCCGCCGCAGGCGATCATCACGCGCGCCGACGGCCACATCCACGCCGACGACAAGCACGTGTGGTTCAGCGGCTTCGACGACCACAAGGCGCTGCTGCAGCCGGACGGCAACTACTACCAGACGGGCCAGCAGAACACCTACTTCTCGTTCCGCGATCCGTTCGTGTTCACCGATCCCGCACACCCGGGCAAGACCTACATGGTCTTCGAAGGCAATACGGGCGGCCAGCGCGGCGCCCGCACCTGTACCGAAGCCGATCTCGGCTATGCGCCGAACGATCCGTACAAGGAAGACCTCAACGCGGTGATGAACTCGGGCGCAGTGTATCAAAAGGCCAACGTCGGCCTGGCGGTCGCGACGAACCCGCAACTGACCGAGTGGAAGTTCCTGCCGCCGATCCTGTCGGCGAACTGCGTCGACGACCAGACCGAGCGTCCGCAGATCTACCTGAAGGACGGCAAGTACTACCTGTTCACGATCAGCCACCGTACGACGATGGCCGCGGGCGTCGACGGGCCGGACGGCGTGTACGGCTTCGTCGGCAACGGCATCCGCAGCGACTTCCTGCCGCTGAACGGCGGCAGCGGCCTCGTGCTCGGCAACCCGACCGATTTCTCCGCACCGGCCGGCGCACCGTATTCGCAGGATCCGAACCAGAACCCGCGCGAATTCCAGTCGTATTCGCATTACGTGATGCCAGGCGGGCTCGTCGAATCGTTCATCGATGCGATCGGCGCGCGTCGCGGCGGCACGCTCGCGCCGACGGTGAAGGTCAACATCAACGGCGCGTCGACGGCGGTCGACCGCGCGTATGGACGCGGCGGGCTCGGCGGTTACGGCGACATCCCGTCGAACCTGCCCGCGACGGGCGCCGGCCACAACGACGGCCCGGGCACCCGTCCGTAA
- a CDS encoding glycoside hydrolase family 32 protein yields the protein MRSTFFRFSFRIARLLLACAAGAACTQAAAAPCGTSPENGTPQWRPALHYTPQRNWMNDPNGLVYDNGRYHLFYQYNPAGNDWGNMSWGHATSADLVHWREQPVAMRANATEEIFSGSIVADTHNTSGLGSPGTTPLVALYTSVYKDGSGHAPGTQAQSLAYSVDHGTTWQPYAHNPVLTLDPESKQFRDPKVSWYAPGRYWLMTTVVADAHVVKLYRSDDLIHWSFLSDFTLPDVPHAGALWEMPDLVPLPLDGDGRHIKWVMIVNVNPWSIAGGSGAMYFVGDFDGRTFTPDRVAPAGSDPVQFRWVDHGADFYAAGTFSGAPGTRPVAIAWMSNWDYAAKVPTTPWRGATTLPRELALETIDGEPRLVVTPAAAFDAWTDGRPAVHEGELAVESATRELSAATRGVVQRITVTITPQRAARAGLIVRRSADGTTGTRIVYDTAKRMLTLDRSQSGETNFAGTFSREHIVDLPLEHGQLRLEIVVDRGSVEVFANGGRVALTDLIFPPLDADRVAVFAEHGRATFSGLTVTRLDGRGEPRDACTSR from the coding sequence ATGAGATCGACGTTTTTCCGCTTTTCCTTCCGGATCGCCCGGCTGCTGCTCGCGTGTGCGGCGGGCGCGGCCTGCACGCAGGCCGCCGCCGCGCCCTGCGGCACATCGCCCGAAAACGGCACGCCGCAATGGCGCCCCGCGCTGCATTACACGCCGCAGCGCAACTGGATGAACGATCCGAACGGCCTCGTCTACGACAACGGCCGCTACCACCTGTTTTATCAGTACAACCCGGCCGGCAACGACTGGGGCAACATGTCGTGGGGCCACGCGACCAGCGCCGATCTGGTTCACTGGCGCGAGCAACCGGTCGCGATGCGCGCGAACGCCACCGAGGAAATCTTCTCCGGCTCGATCGTCGCCGACACGCACAACACGTCGGGCCTCGGGTCGCCAGGCACGACACCGCTGGTTGCGCTCTACACGAGCGTCTACAAGGACGGCTCGGGTCACGCGCCCGGCACGCAGGCGCAGTCGCTCGCCTACAGCGTCGACCACGGCACGACGTGGCAGCCCTACGCGCACAACCCGGTGCTCACGCTCGATCCCGAATCGAAGCAGTTCCGCGACCCGAAGGTGTCGTGGTACGCGCCGGGACGCTACTGGCTGATGACGACGGTCGTCGCCGACGCGCATGTCGTCAAGCTCTATCGCTCCGACGACCTGATCCATTGGTCGTTCCTGAGCGACTTCACGTTACCGGACGTGCCGCACGCAGGCGCACTATGGGAGATGCCCGACCTCGTGCCGCTGCCGCTCGACGGCGATGGTCGACACATCAAGTGGGTGATGATCGTCAATGTGAATCCGTGGTCGATCGCGGGCGGCTCGGGCGCGATGTATTTCGTCGGCGACTTCGACGGCCGCACGTTCACGCCCGATCGTGTCGCGCCGGCCGGTTCCGATCCCGTCCAATTCCGCTGGGTCGATCACGGCGCCGACTTTTATGCCGCCGGCACCTTCTCGGGCGCGCCCGGCACCCGGCCGGTCGCGATTGCGTGGATGAGCAACTGGGATTACGCGGCAAAAGTGCCGACGACGCCGTGGCGCGGCGCGACGACCCTGCCGCGCGAGCTGGCGCTGGAGACGATCGACGGCGAACCCCGGCTCGTCGTCACGCCGGCCGCCGCGTTCGACGCGTGGACGGACGGTCGGCCCGCCGTGCACGAAGGCGAGCTCGCCGTCGAGTCCGCCACGCGCGAGCTGTCGGCTGCGACGCGCGGCGTCGTGCAACGCATCACGGTGACGATCACGCCGCAGCGCGCGGCGCGCGCCGGTCTCATCGTCCGGCGCTCGGCGGACGGCACGACCGGCACCCGGATCGTGTACGACACGGCGAAACGCATGCTGACGCTCGACCGCTCGCAGTCAGGTGAAACGAATTTCGCCGGTACGTTCAGCCGCGAGCACATCGTCGACCTGCCGCTTGAGCACGGGCAACTGCGGCTCGAAATCGTCGTCGATCGCGGGTCGGTCGAAGTGTTTGCGAACGGCGGTCGCGTCGCGCTCACCGACCTGATCTTTCCGCCGCTCGACGCGGATCGCGTCGCGGTGTTTGCCGAGCATGGCCGCGCGACGTTCTCCGGGCTCACGGTGACGCGGCTCGACGGGCGCGGCGAGCCGCGTGACGCTTGCACGTCGCGATAG
- a CDS encoding carboxymuconolactone decarboxylase family protein: MQPRLNFYAASPNAIKVMRNAEEFLAKSSIEKPLAELVRLRASQINGCAFCVDMHTTDARKGGETDRRLATVVAWRETPFFTERERAALEWTEALTLVASNHVPDAVWEAVKPHFSDEELFDLSVLIATINSWNRFAIAFRKMPE; the protein is encoded by the coding sequence ATGCAACCGCGCCTGAACTTCTATGCCGCCAGCCCGAATGCGATCAAGGTGATGCGCAACGCCGAGGAATTCCTCGCGAAGAGCTCGATCGAGAAGCCGCTCGCCGAACTCGTCCGCCTGCGCGCGTCGCAGATCAACGGTTGCGCGTTCTGCGTCGACATGCACACGACCGACGCGCGCAAGGGCGGCGAAACCGACCGCCGTCTTGCGACCGTCGTCGCATGGCGCGAAACGCCGTTCTTCACCGAGCGCGAACGCGCGGCGCTGGAATGGACCGAGGCGCTGACGCTGGTCGCCAGCAATCACGTGCCCGATGCCGTCTGGGAAGCCGTGAAGCCGCACTTCAGCGACGAGGAGCTGTTCGACCTGTCGGTGCTGATCGCGACGATCAACTCGTGGAACCGCTTTGCGATCGCGTTCCGCAAGATGCCCGAGTAA
- a CDS encoding NADH:flavin oxidoreductase/NADH oxidase: MSALFEPFKLKDVTLRNRIAVPPMCQYVAEDGVVNDWHHVHLAGIARGGAGLVIAEATAVSPEGRITPGCAGLWNDAQAEAFAPSVAAIKAAGAVPGIQIAHAGRKASANRPWEGDDHIADGDPRGWQTIAPSAVPFGAHLPKVPREMTHDDIARVQADFVAAAKRARDLGFEWLELHFAHGYLGQSFFSVHSNRRGDEYGGSAENRGRFLVDTLAAVRKVWPEHLPLTARLGVIEYDGRDEETLAESIALTQRMKQEGLDMLSVSVGFTTPDARIPWGPAFLAPIAERVRREAGLPVSSAWGIDTPQLANRVVAEEQLDLVMVGRAHLADPHWPYYAAKQLGVERPSWTLPAPYAHWLERYRIADKVA; the protein is encoded by the coding sequence ATGTCAGCCCTGTTCGAACCGTTCAAACTCAAGGATGTCACGCTGCGCAACCGCATCGCGGTGCCGCCGATGTGCCAGTACGTCGCCGAAGACGGCGTCGTCAACGACTGGCATCACGTGCATCTGGCCGGCATCGCGCGCGGCGGCGCGGGCCTCGTGATCGCGGAAGCGACGGCCGTGTCGCCGGAAGGGCGCATCACGCCGGGCTGCGCGGGGCTGTGGAACGATGCGCAGGCCGAAGCGTTCGCGCCGTCGGTCGCGGCGATCAAGGCGGCCGGCGCGGTGCCCGGCATCCAGATCGCACACGCGGGCCGCAAGGCGAGCGCGAACCGTCCGTGGGAAGGCGACGACCATATCGCCGACGGCGATCCGCGCGGCTGGCAGACCATCGCGCCGTCGGCCGTGCCGTTCGGCGCGCACCTGCCGAAGGTGCCGCGTGAGATGACGCACGACGACATCGCCCGCGTACAGGCCGACTTCGTCGCAGCGGCGAAGCGTGCGCGCGACCTGGGCTTCGAATGGCTCGAACTGCACTTCGCGCACGGTTATCTCGGCCAGAGCTTCTTCTCGGTGCATTCGAACCGGCGCGGCGACGAATACGGCGGTTCGGCCGAGAATCGCGGCCGTTTCCTCGTCGACACGCTCGCAGCCGTCCGCAAGGTATGGCCCGAGCATCTGCCGCTGACGGCACGCCTGGGCGTGATCGAATACGACGGCCGCGACGAAGAAACGCTCGCCGAGTCGATCGCGCTCACGCAGCGGATGAAGCAGGAAGGGCTCGACATGCTGAGCGTGTCGGTCGGCTTCACGACGCCCGACGCACGGATTCCGTGGGGCCCGGCGTTCCTCGCGCCGATCGCCGAGCGCGTGCGCCGCGAGGCCGGGCTGCCGGTGTCGTCCGCGTGGGGGATCGACACGCCGCAACTGGCGAACCGCGTGGTGGCCGAAGAGCAGCTCGATCTCGTGATGGTCGGCCGCGCGCATCTCGCCGATCCGCACTGGCCGTACTACGCGGCGAAGCAGCTCGGCGTCGAGCGTCCGTCGTGGACGCTGCCCGCGCCGTACGCGCACTGGCTCGAACGCTACCGGATCGCCGACAAGGTGGCCTGA
- a CDS encoding type 1 glutamine amidotransferase domain-containing protein translates to MKILVVLTSHDTLGDTGKKTGFWLEELAAPYYAFKDAGVELTLASPKGGQPPLDPKSNDPAAQTDATRRFDADPAAKAELASTRKLADVSADDYDAVFYPGGHGPLWDLAEDLHSIGLIERTLAAGKPVAAVCHAPGVLRHVKNPATGESVVRGKRATGFTNSEEAAVELTEVVPFLVEDMLKTNGAQFERSADWAPHVVTNGLLITGQNPASSAPAAEALLAKLGQR, encoded by the coding sequence ATGAAGATTCTGGTTGTCCTGACCTCGCACGACACGCTCGGCGACACCGGCAAGAAGACCGGCTTCTGGCTCGAGGAACTGGCCGCGCCGTACTACGCGTTCAAGGATGCGGGCGTCGAGCTGACGCTGGCGTCGCCGAAGGGCGGCCAGCCGCCGCTCGACCCGAAAAGCAACGATCCGGCCGCGCAGACCGACGCGACGCGCCGCTTCGACGCCGATCCGGCGGCCAAGGCCGAACTTGCTTCGACGCGCAAGCTGGCCGACGTGTCGGCGGACGACTACGACGCGGTGTTCTACCCGGGCGGCCATGGCCCGCTGTGGGATCTCGCCGAGGATCTGCATTCGATCGGCCTGATCGAGCGCACGCTCGCGGCCGGCAAGCCGGTCGCGGCCGTCTGCCACGCGCCGGGCGTGCTGCGTCACGTGAAGAACCCGGCGACCGGCGAATCGGTCGTGCGCGGCAAGCGCGCGACGGGGTTCACCAACAGCGAGGAAGCGGCCGTCGAGTTGACGGAAGTCGTGCCGTTCCTCGTCGAGGACATGCTGAAGACCAACGGCGCGCAATTCGAGCGCAGCGCCGACTGGGCGCCGCATGTCGTCACCAACGGGCTGCTGATCACGGGGCAGAACCCCGCGTCGTCGGCGCCCGCTGCCGAGGCGCTGCTCGCGAAGCTCGGCCAGCGGTAA
- a CDS encoding LysR family transcriptional regulator, with product MLSEDELALLDAIRATGSLSRAAARLGKAPSTVSHAARQLETRFDALLFDRRGYRLKLTPAGQLLADEASRLALDVARLTQRVRQVASGWEDRLWIVSDEVLEFDTLLPVVRAFDALDSGVSLRFTHEVLGGTWEALRDGRADLVVGATNEPPAIPGLKWFELGAMEWVFAVSPRHPLASVSDVLTRDAIGAHRAVVVADSSRRAAGRAYGLLGGQAVLAVPSMRAKILAQRDALGVGWVPRRRVASLLARGELVEKQTTNPREPNLLYVAWHSDRDGRALQWWLEQLHEPRLAQRLLDGIDVAG from the coding sequence ATGCTGTCCGAAGACGAACTTGCGCTGCTCGACGCGATCCGCGCGACCGGCAGCCTGTCGCGTGCCGCCGCGCGCCTCGGCAAGGCGCCGTCGACCGTGTCGCACGCCGCGCGCCAGCTCGAAACGCGTTTCGACGCGCTGTTGTTCGACCGGCGCGGCTACCGGCTGAAGCTCACGCCGGCCGGACAATTGCTGGCCGATGAAGCGTCGCGGCTGGCGCTGGACGTCGCGCGGCTGACGCAGCGCGTGCGGCAGGTCGCGAGCGGCTGGGAGGACCGGCTGTGGATCGTCAGCGACGAGGTGCTGGAGTTCGACACGCTGCTGCCGGTCGTCCGTGCGTTCGACGCGCTCGATTCGGGCGTGTCGCTGCGCTTCACGCACGAAGTGCTCGGCGGCACCTGGGAAGCGCTGCGCGACGGTCGCGCGGATCTGGTCGTCGGTGCGACCAACGAGCCGCCGGCGATTCCGGGCCTCAAATGGTTCGAGCTGGGCGCGATGGAGTGGGTGTTCGCGGTGTCGCCGCGCCATCCGCTTGCGTCGGTGAGCGACGTGCTGACGCGTGACGCGATCGGCGCGCATCGCGCGGTCGTCGTCGCCGATTCGTCGCGGCGCGCGGCCGGACGCGCGTATGGCCTGCTCGGCGGGCAGGCCGTGCTCGCGGTGCCGTCGATGCGCGCGAAGATCCTCGCGCAGCGCGATGCGCTCGGCGTCGGCTGGGTGCCGCGCCGGCGCGTGGCGTCGCTGCTCGCGCGCGGCGAACTCGTCGAAAAACAGACGACCAACCCGCGCGAACCGAACCTGCTGTATGTCGCGTGGCACAGCGACCGCGATGGCCGTGCGCTGCAATGGTGGCTCGAGCAATTGCACGAGCCGAGACTCGCGCAGCGGTTGCTCGACGGGATCGACGTGGCCGGCTGA
- a CDS encoding substrate-binding domain-containing protein — protein sequence MRGATVKVNLKALSDALGLSRTTVSRALNGYDDVSEATRERVAKAAREMGYVADPTARRLATGRADVIGIVYPFGAGDLGDPRFGEVVAGITERLAERNLDFIIASARPNAELDTYRRIVDGKLVDGLIVARTLVDDPRIAYLQSSAFPYVAYGRTQAAEPYAWFDFDNEAGARDAVRRLIGFGHRRIAMISAPLALNFAAQRRAGYLSALHEAGIAPDPALLVEGPFTHDGGLQAARALLARAERPTALLVDNNLAGGGAFRALVDSGLRLGQDLSLIVYDGVPPDLAHPHRVTAVMQPTGHASGRALAELMLRRLDDGVREHRLEAPVIEAGDTDGPVRG from the coding sequence ATGCGAGGAGCGACGGTGAAGGTGAATCTGAAGGCGCTGTCGGATGCGCTCGGGCTGTCGCGCACGACGGTCAGCCGCGCGTTGAACGGTTACGACGACGTCAGCGAGGCGACGCGCGAACGCGTGGCGAAGGCTGCACGGGAAATGGGCTACGTGGCGGATCCGACCGCGCGCCGGCTGGCGACCGGGCGGGCCGACGTGATCGGGATCGTCTATCCGTTCGGTGCGGGCGATCTCGGCGATCCGCGTTTCGGCGAGGTCGTCGCGGGCATCACCGAGCGGCTCGCCGAGCGCAATCTCGATTTCATCATCGCGTCTGCGCGACCGAATGCGGAACTCGACACCTATCGGCGGATCGTCGACGGCAAGCTCGTCGACGGGCTGATCGTCGCGCGTACGCTCGTCGACGATCCGCGCATCGCCTACCTGCAGTCGAGCGCGTTTCCGTACGTCGCGTACGGCCGCACGCAAGCTGCCGAGCCGTATGCGTGGTTCGATTTCGACAACGAGGCGGGCGCGCGCGATGCCGTCCGTCGGCTGATCGGTTTCGGGCATCGGCGCATCGCAATGATCAGCGCGCCGCTGGCGCTGAATTTCGCCGCGCAGCGTCGCGCAGGCTATCTGTCGGCATTGCACGAAGCCGGTATCGCGCCGGATCCGGCGCTGCTCGTCGAGGGTCCGTTTACGCACGACGGCGGGCTGCAGGCCGCACGGGCGCTGCTCGCGCGCGCCGAGCGGCCGACGGCGCTGCTGGTCGACAACAATCTCGCGGGCGGCGGCGCGTTTCGGGCGCTCGTGGACAGCGGGCTGCGCCTGGGGCAGGACCTGTCGCTGATCGTCTATGACGGCGTGCCGCCGGACCTCGCGCATCCGCATCGCGTGACGGCGGTCATGCAGCCGACCGGGCACGCATCGGGGCGCGCGCTGGCGGAATTGATGCTGAGGCGGCTGGACGACGGCGTACGCGAGCATCGGCTCGAGGCGCCGGTAATCGAGGCCGGCGATACCGACGGCCCGGTGCGCGGCTAG
- a CDS encoding SDR family oxidoreductase — translation MQRFEGKTVLVTGGNSGIGLAAAKAFAAEGARVIITGRDAQTLEAARQTLGEGALAIRNEAGSVASARALADAIATAGARLDAVFINAGVAKLAPFADSDEAMWDLVFNTNVKGAYFQIQSLVPLLNRGASIVINGSINAHIGMPGSSVYAASKAAVNSFAKTLSTELLPHGVRVNVVSPGPVQTPLYGKLGLDAATLDETAAKIKGLVPIGRFGTPDEIASTVLHLSAAESAFIVGAEIIASGGMGLL, via the coding sequence ATGCAACGCTTCGAAGGAAAAACGGTCCTCGTCACGGGCGGCAACAGCGGCATCGGCCTCGCGGCCGCCAAAGCATTCGCGGCCGAAGGCGCGCGGGTCATCATCACCGGGCGCGACGCGCAGACGCTGGAAGCCGCACGGCAAACGCTCGGCGAAGGCGCGCTCGCGATCCGCAACGAGGCCGGCAGCGTCGCGTCGGCCCGCGCGCTGGCGGACGCGATCGCGACGGCGGGCGCGCGGCTCGACGCCGTGTTCATCAACGCGGGCGTCGCGAAACTCGCGCCGTTCGCGGATAGCGACGAGGCCATGTGGGACCTCGTGTTCAACACCAACGTGAAGGGCGCGTATTTCCAGATCCAGTCGCTGGTGCCGCTGCTGAACCGCGGCGCATCGATCGTGATCAACGGCTCGATCAACGCGCACATCGGGATGCCCGGCTCGTCGGTGTACGCGGCGAGCAAGGCGGCCGTCAATTCGTTCGCGAAGACGCTGTCGACGGAACTGCTGCCGCACGGCGTGCGCGTGAACGTCGTGAGCCCGGGGCCCGTTCAGACGCCGCTGTACGGCAAGCTCGGGCTCGATGCGGCGACGCTCGACGAGACGGCCGCGAAGATCAAGGGCCTGGTCCCGATCGGCCGGTTCGGCACGCCGGACGAAATCGCGTCGACGGTGCTGCACCTCAGCGCGGCGGAATCCGCGTTCATCGTCGGCGCGGAGATCATCGCGTCGGGCGGGATGGGGTTGCTCTGA
- a CDS encoding cupin domain-containing protein — protein MIRSTLRRAALCAGLALGAALPAAAHAHDAGDNVHAIMRQAVPEAPGKLVVVATVDYAPGQASEAHRHLGSVFAVVSKGEVLSQVNGGPLHRHRAGEGWYEPPGSRHQVSRNASATEPAQLVVFGLTGEHAPLKSPIDQ, from the coding sequence ATGATCCGCTCCACGCTCCGTCGAGCCGCCCTGTGCGCGGGGCTCGCGCTCGGCGCCGCACTGCCGGCCGCCGCCCATGCGCACGACGCCGGCGACAACGTGCACGCGATCATGCGGCAAGCCGTGCCCGAAGCGCCCGGCAAGCTCGTCGTCGTCGCGACCGTCGACTATGCGCCCGGCCAGGCTTCCGAAGCGCACCGGCACCTCGGCTCGGTGTTCGCGGTCGTGTCGAAAGGCGAAGTACTGTCGCAGGTCAACGGCGGCCCGCTGCATCGCCATCGCGCCGGCGAAGGCTGGTACGAGCCGCCCGGCTCGCGCCACCAGGTGTCGCGCAACGCGAGTGCGACCGAGCCCGCGCAGCTCGTCGTGTTCGGGCTGACCGGCGAACACGCGCCGCTGAAGTCGCCGATCGATCAGTGA
- a CDS encoding PLP-dependent aminotransferase family protein, which translates to MDIAIRIEGRHDLTGQIFRQLRTAIVDGRLAAGARLPSTRDLAKQLGVSRKTTLDAFERLVAEGYLNTRAGDGTFVADGLARVPHAAAMSAPSLVEDTPRIDAVDARALWNDLPDALAMPAPQDSPGFDFRGGVTDKTLFPFDAWRRCLHHALRQQARGPGQYHAPAGDPQLRGAIARYVAFSRAVACSWDDVLVTQGAQQALDLLARVVVRPGDVVAVEDPGYPPARAAFASLGATVIGVPVDAHGLVTERLPDEARLVYVTPSHQFPLGMPMTLERRIALLEWAQRRRAVIIEDDYDGEFRFEGRPVESLKSLDRTGLVAYVGTFSKTIFPELRIGYAIPPRALRGALAKAKQIVDWHTCTLTQAALARFMLEGDFARHLKRVQKHYDARRKMLIAHLRGGLAPWFDAIVPTAGIHLAAHLKPGLDEAALVRAARTQDIGLYGISAFHVGVPVRAGLLFGYGGIDAPRIDTALAKLAGLLGAGSVGAPALVT; encoded by the coding sequence ATGGACATCGCGATCCGCATCGAAGGCCGCCACGACCTGACAGGGCAAATCTTCCGGCAACTGCGCACTGCGATCGTCGACGGGCGCCTGGCAGCCGGCGCCCGGCTGCCGTCGACGCGCGATCTCGCGAAGCAGCTCGGCGTATCGCGCAAGACGACGCTCGACGCGTTCGAGCGTCTCGTCGCCGAGGGCTACCTGAATACGCGTGCGGGCGACGGCACGTTCGTCGCCGATGGCCTCGCGCGCGTGCCGCATGCCGCGGCCATGTCGGCACCGTCGCTCGTCGAGGACACGCCGCGCATCGACGCGGTCGACGCGCGCGCGCTGTGGAACGACCTGCCCGACGCGCTCGCGATGCCCGCGCCGCAGGATTCGCCCGGCTTCGACTTCCGCGGCGGCGTGACCGACAAGACACTGTTCCCGTTCGACGCATGGCGGCGCTGCCTGCACCACGCGCTGCGCCAGCAGGCACGCGGCCCCGGCCAGTATCACGCCCCGGCCGGCGATCCGCAGTTGCGCGGCGCGATCGCGCGCTACGTCGCGTTCAGCCGCGCGGTCGCCTGCAGTTGGGACGACGTGCTCGTCACGCAAGGCGCGCAACAGGCGCTCGATCTGCTCGCGCGCGTCGTCGTGCGGCCCGGCGACGTGGTCGCGGTCGAGGATCCCGGCTATCCGCCGGCGCGCGCCGCGTTCGCGTCGCTCGGCGCGACGGTGATCGGCGTGCCGGTCGACGCGCACGGTCTCGTCACGGAACGGCTGCCCGACGAAGCGCGCCTCGTCTACGTGACGCCGTCGCACCAGTTCCCGCTCGGGATGCCGATGACGCTGGAGCGGCGCATCGCGCTGCTCGAATGGGCGCAGCGCCGCCGCGCGGTGATCATCGAGGACGACTACGACGGCGAGTTCCGCTTCGAAGGCCGGCCGGTGGAATCGCTGAAGAGCCTCGACCGGACGGGCCTCGTCGCGTACGTCGGCACGTTCTCCAAGACGATCTTTCCCGAACTGCGGATCGGTTACGCGATTCCGCCGCGCGCGCTGCGCGGCGCGCTCGCCAAGGCGAAGCAGATCGTCGACTGGCACACCTGCACGCTGACGCAGGCGGCGCTCGCGCGCTTCATGCTCGAAGGCGATTTCGCGCGGCACCTGAAGCGCGTGCAGAAGCACTACGATGCGCGCCGCAAGATGCTGATCGCGCATCTGCGCGGTGGACTCGCGCCGTGGTTCGACGCGATCGTGCCGACCGCCGGCATCCACCTCGCCGCGCACCTGAAGCCTGGGCTCGACGAAGCGGCGCTGGTCCGCGCGGCGCGCACGCAGGACATCGGCCTGTACGGCATCTCGGCGTTCCACGTCGGCGTGCCGGTCCGCGCGGGGTTGCTGTTCGGCTATGGCGGGATCGACGCGCCGCGCATCGACACGGCACTCGCGAAGCTGGCCGGGCTGCTGGGTGCCGGCAGCGTCGGCGCACCGGCACTGGTTACCTGA